The Bacillus vallismortis genome window below encodes:
- the spoVB gene encoding stage V sporulation protein B: MAKQTFLRGTLILIAAGMVTRMLGFVNRVVIARVIGEEGVGLYMMAAPTFFLATTLTQFGLPVAISKLVAEASARGDHQKTKNILVMSLTITGVLSLIFTPLFLFFAPVMAETMLTDKRTLYPLLAITPVVPIIAISSVLRGYFQGKQNMNPLAVSQVLEQVVRISLVAVCTTIFLPYGIEYAAAGAMISSVAGELASLLYLFICFKYKKTIKIRKHFFQSIKNGTQTFTQLMSVSLPTTGSRFIGNLSWFFEPIVVAQSLAIAGVATVAATKQYGELTGFAMTLLTLPSFITYSLSTALVPAISEGMEQKKLQVVEYRLEQAMRLCLLSGGIAVVILYVFADELMRVMYGSSGAAVFIKVMAPFFLLYYFQGPLQAVLQALNLAGAAMMNSLIGALVKTGLIFVLATRPSLGIMGAALAIVTGMVLVTLLHAATVSKVLPISIKIKEYALSFAVIAICGFISSAIKQYVTFGASEVVNVAGWIATSAAVYIILLLVFRLIKKDELRRIPIIGRLIVR; encoded by the coding sequence ATGGCGAAACAGACGTTTTTAAGGGGCACTCTTATCCTGATCGCAGCAGGAATGGTTACAAGAATGCTCGGGTTTGTCAACCGGGTGGTTATCGCCCGTGTTATCGGTGAAGAAGGAGTCGGGCTTTACATGATGGCGGCGCCTACCTTCTTCTTGGCCACTACATTAACTCAATTCGGTCTGCCGGTCGCAATCAGCAAGCTTGTCGCTGAAGCAAGCGCGCGCGGGGATCATCAAAAAACAAAAAATATTTTAGTCATGTCTCTGACCATCACAGGAGTGCTCAGCCTGATCTTTACACCGCTGTTTCTGTTTTTCGCTCCGGTTATGGCGGAAACGATGCTGACAGATAAGAGAACACTGTATCCGCTCCTGGCCATTACGCCGGTTGTGCCGATTATTGCCATATCGAGTGTGCTGAGGGGATACTTTCAAGGAAAACAGAATATGAACCCGCTTGCCGTGTCACAAGTTCTTGAACAGGTCGTCCGCATTTCACTTGTCGCTGTATGCACGACGATTTTTCTCCCTTACGGAATTGAATATGCCGCAGCGGGAGCAATGATATCCTCCGTCGCAGGTGAACTGGCGTCACTTCTTTATTTGTTCATTTGCTTTAAGTATAAAAAGACAATTAAAATCAGAAAGCATTTTTTCCAGTCAATTAAAAACGGAACACAAACCTTTACCCAATTAATGAGCGTGTCCCTTCCAACGACCGGAAGCCGGTTTATCGGCAACCTCTCTTGGTTCTTCGAGCCGATTGTCGTCGCTCAAAGTCTTGCCATCGCCGGTGTGGCAACAGTTGCCGCCACGAAGCAATACGGGGAACTGACCGGCTTTGCCATGACGCTGCTGACCCTGCCCAGCTTTATTACATATTCTTTGTCGACTGCACTTGTTCCTGCGATCAGTGAAGGAATGGAGCAGAAAAAACTGCAGGTGGTGGAATACCGGCTGGAACAGGCTATGCGTCTATGCCTGCTCAGCGGAGGCATTGCGGTTGTCATTTTATATGTTTTTGCGGATGAGCTGATGAGGGTGATGTATGGTTCCTCAGGCGCAGCTGTATTTATAAAAGTCATGGCCCCGTTTTTTCTGCTTTATTATTTCCAGGGCCCTCTTCAAGCTGTGCTGCAGGCGCTTAATTTAGCGGGTGCTGCGATGATGAACAGCTTAATCGGAGCACTTGTCAAAACAGGCCTAATTTTCGTCCTTGCCACCAGACCGTCTCTCGGCATCATGGGCGCGGCATTAGCGATCGTAACAGGCATGGTGCTCGTTACGCTTTTGCACGCGGCAACAGTCAGTAAGGTGCTGCCGATCAGTATCAAAATCAAGGAGTATGCACTCAGTTTCGCTGTGATTGCGATATGCGGATTCATCAGCTCCGCCATCAAACAATATGTCACCTTTGGAGCGTCCGAGGTTG